CGCACCACTGCCCCAGCGCAGGCTGTTGCAATGGTGCGGCGCGAGGCAGCCGAAACGCCCGCTTTGTTCACGCCCCCTGTCTCGGCCAGTGATGGAAACCGGCGATTTGCGATAGCCATCGGAGTTGGCGCGTTGGTGGTCACGTCAGCCATCGGCTCGGCGCTTGTCTTCAGCGGGCGGCCCGCTGGATTGGCCTTCGTCTCGCCGGCGGCGGCCAAAGTGGCATCGCCCCTCGAGTTGGTATCGCTGGACTCTGCGCGAGACGGAGATCGCGTCACCATCCGCGGCCTGGTGAGGAATCCGGCGGCTGGAACCCGGGTGGAGCATCTCCAGGCCGTGATCTTTCTGTTCGATCGGCGCGGCATGTACCTCGGCACGTCACACGCCGCCGTGGTGCAAGGTGTCCTGCCACCCGGGTCGGAATCGTCGTTTGAGGTTCCGCTCGCGGCGGGCCTGCGGGTCAGCCGATATCGCGTGAGCTTCCGCGTGGCCACAGCGCCGGTGCCCCATATTGATCGCCGGCCGGTGCCGATCCCGGCGCCAGCCGGTCAACGTATGGCCGCCACGGAGCAACCCGCCTTCGCCCTCGGGACGCCGGAGCTGCCGCTGGCAGCGAAGGCGCCTTCGGCTTCGGCGAGGCCAGGCCAAAGCCCGCTCACACGAGCGGGCACCGGCCGGCGCGCCACCCTGGCCATCTCACCAGGTGCGGTGCAGTACCCTTCGACTCGGTTGAGTTGCGCTTCAGGTGGCCCTGTCCAATGCCCTGAAACAGGGAACCAACATTGAGCTGCCTTTCTCTGCTGAAGTGAGCTCAGGGTTGAGGAGACACATGATAGGTGTGCGACGTTGGCGAGCAGACCGCGCCCCTCGCGTGCTCGTGGTCGTCGCGCTCGTCGCGGCCTTCGGCGCAACCCTCCCGGGTCAGCAGGACCAGAGCCCACGCTATCGGTTCAAGACGGGTGTCGAGCTGGTCAACGTCACGGCCACAGTCACCGACCGCGCGGGACGCTTCGTCGGCAACCTCACGCGCGACGACTTCGGCGTGTACGAAGACGGCGTCCTGCAGTCGATTGACTACTTCTCCCGCGAACGGGTGCCCGTCAGCCTCGGCATCGTGCTCGACACGTCGGGCAGCATGGTTGGAGACAAGATTCGCGCGGCTCAGCGGGCACTCGACCGGTTTCTCGTTGAGCTGCTCGGACCCGACGACGAAGTCTTCCTGTACCGCATCGGCGACGAGCCGCTGCTGGTCCAGGGATGGACCACGGATCGCGACGCGCTACGCCGCCAGCTGGGCCGCATTACGCCGACGGGAGAGACCGCGCTGTACGACACGGTTGCCCGCGCCGTCGCGCTCGCGCAGACGGGCACTCATCGGAAGAAGGCCCTCGTGATCATCTCCGATGGCAATGACAACGCGTCGACGATTGGCGTGCGCCAGGTACGCCAGCTGATCCTGCAATCTGAATTGCTCGTGTACGCCATCGGCCTCGATGGGAACGCGGGGATCATGCGGATTGCCCAACAGCGCGGACCCCAGCGACCACGGCCGCCGGTTCGCATCCCCTGGCCGCCGACCCTCCCTCGTGGCGGCGGCTTTCCACCACAGAATCCGCCGATCCCTGCGATCCCACCGCCTTCCGGAGGATTGCCGCACAGCAGCGAGGAAGGCGTTAACGCGACTGCCCTTCGCGCCATCACCGACGACAGCGGTGGCCGAACCGAGATCATCCGCTCGAGCCTCGATCTCGATCCGGCGACCGCCGGAATCGCCGACGAACTGAGCCGGCAGTACTCATTGGCCTACTCGCCGACATCCCCAAAGGACGGTCGGTGGCACAACATCCGGGTCGTCGTGAAGAACCGCGACTGCCTCGTGCGCGCGCGACGAGGTTACGTGGCGGGGGTGGTCGGAAAAACGGAGCGTTCTGTCTCCTGATAGAATCCTCCCCGATGTCTCTGCTTCTGATTGCCATCAGCCTCGCCATCCTGGGCAGCGTGGGCGGGATCGTGCTCGGAGCGGTCCTGCTCGTCTTCCGCGAGTCGGTGCGAACCAAGCTGGTTCCGTGGCTCGTCAGTTACGCGGTCGGGACGCTGCTCGGCGTGGCCCTGCTCGATATACTGCCCGAAGCCCTGCAGTCACTGAAGCCCACGCCGGTGTTTGGGGCGCTGCTTGGCGGCATCATGGCCTTTTTCATTCTCGAGAAACTCGTGTTGTGGCATCACTGCCACGACGATCAGTGCGAATCCCACAAGGCGGCGGCGCCGCTCATCCTGATCGGACACAGCGTCCACAACCTCATTGACGGCACGATGATCGCCGCCGCGACGTATGTCTCGATTCCCCTTGGCGTGACGACGGCGCTGGCGGTCGCCGCCCACGAGATTCCCCAGGAAGTGGGCGACTTCGCGATTCTCCTGCACGCGGGCTATTCGAGGATGAAAGCGCTCTGGCTCAACGTGCTGTCGGGTATGTCGGCGGCTGGCGGCGTGCTGCTGGCCTTCGTCGCCATCGATCGGTCACGGGATATCGTGCCGTATTTTCTGCCTGTGGCGGCCGCGAGCTTCCTCTATATCGCCATGTCAGACCTGATCCCGAGCCTGCACCGCAACCCGCTTGAAGGCGGCGCCATTCGTCAGGTCCTCCTGGTCGGCGCGGGCATCCTGACGGTTACGCTGCTCTGAGGCGCCCGCGCGCCGGATTCGTCTCGGCCGCCTTCGTGCTTCTTGCTTCTGACTCTTCTCTTTCCCCTACACTCTCATTCTTGCTTCTTGGTTCTTGCTCCTTGCTACTTGTCCACTTGTCCACTTGTCCCCTTGCGAGGTCGGCCAGCCCGGCTGCCTTGTCGCGGACTGGTCACAAACTCGGCGGTTATTCGTTGGCACACACTGGCACGCAGTTTGAAGTTCAAGGGCGTGGGCAGAGTTCCGATCCGAATGTCCCGGCACGCCGGCGCCGCTGGGTTCCCCCACATTTTCGGAGATCTCTCGCCCGACGAAGGAGTACGACCCATGACACGGTTACGCCACATCGCCACCGGTCTGATGCTCGTCGCGCTGATCGCAGCACCGATCCTCGCGCAGGACGAGCGGAAAGACCTTCAAATATTCAAGGACGCCTCGGACGCGGTCCTCAGGTACCCGCGATTCACGATCTTCGACGACGTGAGCGCGTCGATCGACCAGGGAGTGGTCACCCTGGCCGGCAAGGTCACGATGCCGTTCAAGCGTACCGACATCGAAGACCGGGTCGCCCGGGTCGCCGGCGTCAAACGCGTGGACAACTCGATTACGGTGCTTCCGGTCTCGATCGCGGACGACGACCTGCGGTACTTCATCGCGCGCGCCATCTACGGCAATTCCGCGTTCTGGCAATACGCGACGATGACCAATCCGCCCATTCACGTCATTGTCGAACGCGGGCGGGTGACGCTGACCGGCGTGGTCAGCAGCAATGTGGAGCGGATGCTGGCGCGATCGCTGGCCGCCGGATTTGGCGAGTTCTCGATCACCAGCGAGCTGAAGACTGACGCCGAAGTCAGGAGCGCACTGGAGAAGATTGGGATGTAAGGACCTTCTCGAGGCGAATCTCGTCCCTCACTTCAATGCCCGCGAACCCTGTGTTGTCGGGCGGCGGATTGTGAGGGACGAGCGCTCCCACGATCACCTCGGTGATCTGGTAGCCGCGCCGCTGGTAGAAATACAACGACGGCAGGTTGTCGTTGGTGGTGCAGAAGACGACCTTCGGCAGATCGAGGCGTCGTGCGAGCAACTCGGCCTCCGCGACGAGATACCCTCCCACGCCGGACCGCTGCCAGGTTGCCTCGGTGGCCAGCGCGACAATCTGCAGGCCATCGCCCCGCAACCGGTACGCCAGCGCGCCCGCGAGTTCGTTCTTCATGACGGCGACCAGGGCCGGAGCATCGTCAAGCGCCAGCAGGCTGCCAAACGCCACCATCTTTGAGCGGCCGAAGTCGCGGCGGAACAAGTCCATGACGGCAACGCGGTCGTCGTCTGCCCCCTCGCGCACCAATACCGGAGGAAGGTCAAGGTGCGCGCGACACTGGCACACGACCTGGAGCCGGGCATCCTGCCAGTCGACGGACTTCCCGCACCGCCCGCATCGAAGCACCGTGGGCTGGGCCCCAAACGTGAAGTGACTCGCCATCGGTCCTTCCTCCTTCGCCCTCGACATTCTCGAGGGCTTCGGCGGACTAAAGTCCCTGCGCCCTGGACAGTCTCGAAGGGCTTCGGCGGACTAAGCCGCCTTCGCACGGCGACTCTCGAGGTGCTTCGGCGTGCCAAGCCGCCTGCGGCTACGGCGTGCCAGGCCGGCTTCGCGCGGCAACAGTGTAACGAATCGGCGTGGGTTCGGGTCTATCATACTGATCGGCCCTTTTACACAGGTTTGGAGGAGTGGTCATGTCGATGAAGCGACGAGCGGTGTGGGCCGTGGCGGCGATAGCCGTCGCGGGATTGCTGGTTGAAACCGGGGCGTACGCGCAGACGGCGCCGCCAGCGCAGCAGCCGCCAAAGGCTCAGGCGCCTGCCGCCAAGAAGCCGGCTGCCGACCCGACGACCCAGGCACAGCCGACTCCCCCGCCCGCGCCGCAGCCGCCGATGGGACGTGGACCAGGCATGGGGCGCGGACAGATGATGGGCCGTGGCCTGGGGCTGGGGCGTGGACAGATGATGGGCCGTGGCATGGGAATGGGTCCGATGCAACAGGGCCGGAAGTTTGGGCGGCAGCAGATGGCGCGCCGGTCCCTCATGGGCGCGGCAGGCATGGCCGGCCTGATGCGCCGCCTCAATCTCACGCAGGCACAGAAAGACCAGTTGAAGGGCTTCCGTGACCAGCGCCAGAAGGACATGACCGCCACCCGCGACAAGTTGCAGCCGGCGCGACAGAAACTCCGCGACGCGATGCGCGCGCAGATCCCGGACGAAGCCGCGGTCCGGGCGGCAGGCCTGGCGATGGCGACGGCACAGGCAGACCAAATGGCGCTACAGGCCAGGTCTCGCGCTCAGCTCATGAAAGTGCTGACGCCGGAGCAACAACAACAGTTCCGCCAGTTCCAACAGCGGATGACCGGGGGGCGCTCGAGACAGATGCGAATGCAGCCGGGCGGCATGATGGACCGACAGGGCAAGGGCTGGCGTCGGCGGGACTAGCCGCCTTCGCCCTGAGCTTGTCGAGGGGCTACGGCGTGTTAAAGCCGCCGTCGCCCGTCTCGCGTGGCAACACGATGTCGAAGACGGTCTCCAGTCCTTCCTGACTTCGAACGGTGACGCGGCCTCCGTGGCGCTCGACGATGGCCTTGACGATCGAGAGCCCGAGGCCGCTTCCTCGTTGATCGCCTGCTCGCGACGTGTCGGTTTTGTAGAACCGGTCAAACACGTGACCGATGTGCTCGGTGGGGATCCCTTCTCCGGTATCGCGAACAGACAACACCGCACTATCCGGGCGCGCACACGCACCGAATTCAATCCTGCCGCCGGATCCGGTGTGGCGTAACGCGTTGGCCGCCAGATTCTGGAGCGCCTGCTCCATGCGCACAGGATCGACGTGCACGGTCATCGACGGTGGATCGATGTGGCTGGTCAGCGTGGCGTTCTTCAGCCCGGCGTCGCGTTCGTGCCGTTCAATCACCCGACGGAACAACTCTTCGACCAGGATCTCCGTGCGAACCAGTGCCCCGCCTCCTGCCTCGAGCCGGGCCAGGTCCATCAAGTCGCCAATGAGCCGTTCGAGTCTGGCCGTCTCCTCGCGGACGATACCGAGGTAGCGTTGGCGCGTGTCGGCATTGAGCTCCAACTCGGCCATCGCGAGTGTCTCGAGGTATCCGCGTATCGCCGTCAGCGGCGTCATCAACTCATGGGACACGTCGGCCAGGAGTTGACGGCGATCGTGATCAGCCGCACGAAGGGCCTCCGCCCGGGCACTCAAGTCGGCCGCCATCCGGTTGAACGCCCGCGCTACAGCCGCAATCTCGTCGCCGCCTGTTTCCGGCGCACGCGCCGTCGCATCGCCCGTGCCGAGGCGCCGCGCGGCATCCTCGAGCTGGCCCAGTCGTCTGTGCGCAGGTCTGAAGATGAACACGCTCGCGAACATCGTGCCGATGATCACGAGCAGCGCCGCGATCGCCATCCCCACCGGCGCAACCTGGCGAATCACGACAGCCAGCGGCGCGTTTGGGGGAACCAACACCATCGCACGCACGCGATCGTGCACGACCACCGGGAAGAACGCGGCCGGTCGCCTTGGGCCCCGTCCCCCGCCCGGTTCAAGCCCCGGACCCGGCCCGAGTCCCGGTCCGAATCCTGGCCCGCCGCCGCGACCCGGCCCGAGCCCGGCACCCGGGCCCAGTGCGCGCCGCGTCAGGCGACGCAGCGCGGCCTCGCGCAGAAGGGGCGGCACATCTGCGTCCGGATGGGAGAGGAACATGCGGCCGTCGGGCAACACCAGCGCAACAGGCCGCCAGTGGGAGCCATAGTGCTCTCGCAGATAGGCCTCGACCTCGAGGTTCTCGTCCGCGGACCATGCCGTGCCCAGATCAGAGGCGACCAGCGCAGCCAGATCGAGTGTCGAGCGGCCGGCGACCGTGTCGGATGAACGCGCCAGAAACCAGACCGTCACGGCTCCCTGCACCACCATCAGGGTGGCGAGGAACGCGACAAATCCGATCGCGATGCGCCAGTACAGGCTGCGAAACCAGGCTCGTTCACTCATCGGCGAATTTGTACCCGCTTCCCCACACGGTCAGAACGTAACGCGGCGTGGCCGCGTCTGGCTCGATCTTCTTCCGCAGTCTCTTGACGAGCGCGTCGACGCTGCGCTCCGTCACGAACGTGTCGCCTTTCCACACGTTGGTCAGCAGGGCGTCCCGGGTGAAGACAATGCCGGGGCGCGACGCGAGTGTGCGGAGCAGGTTGAACTCCTGCGCGGTCAGGTCGACCTCGGCACCAGCGACCCTCACGCGGTGGCGCGCGAGATCAATCTCGAGATCCATCACTCGATAGACCTCGTCGCTGGACCCGCCGGCCTGTGTGGACGCCCCCTCGCCACCAGTCCTGGCGCCTGCCCGCCTCAGCAGCGCCCTGACGCGCGCGATGAACTCACGGACGCCGAACGGTTTGGTCAGATAGTCGTCGGCCCCGCTTTCGAGGCCGAGCACTTTGTCTGATTCTTCGCGCCTCGCCGTCAGCATCAGGATCGGCGTGTCGGCATTGGGGCCGCCGCGGCGCACCGCCCGGCAGACGGCGAGTCCGTCTATCGACGGGATCATCAGGTCGAGCACGACAATGTCGAATCGCTGCTCGTTGAGCGTCGCGAGTGCGTCCCGCCCGTCGGCGGACGGCGTGCAGATGAATCCTTCAAGCCCGAGATGCAGCGTGATCAGATCACGGATGTGCTGTTCGTCCTCGACGATCAACGCGCGCGGACTGTCGCTCACTGTCGGCCCCGTGTCACAGAAGTTTCACACGTGTGCCGCGATCGTGTCACGGCGGTTCCGTCAAATGTAGTAGACGCTCAAACAAGGAGATGGTCAATGGACTTCAAGAATCGCACGTTTCTCGCATCGCTCGCCGCCACGTTCGGCGTGGTCATCGTCGCCGGGCTCGGCATCGTCGCGCTCGGCGCGCAGCAGGGCCCACCTCCGGGACGTGGTCCTGGCGCGCGCGGACCCGGGATGTTCGGCGCCGGACCTCGCGGCCCGATGGCCGGGATGATGCGACGCGGTCTCGCTCAGTTGAATCTGACCGATGACCAGAAGACGAGGATCAAGAGCACCCTTGAGTCGAATAGGGACGCCACACAGGCGATCGCCAAGCGGATGATCGCCGCACGCGAAGCGCTGGGCGACGCCGTCACGGCCGACACGATCGTCGAAGCGGACATTCGCGCGAAAGCCGCCGCGGTGGCCGTCGTCGAAGCCGACGCGGCGGTGCTGCGGGCCAATGTTCGCGCGCAGGTGTTCGCGTTGCTGACGCCGGAACAGGTGGCCAAGGCCAAGCAGTTGCGTGCCGTAGGGAACGGCCGCATCAAGCAGTTCCTTGGCCGCATGCTCGGCCGCGACGGCCGGGGCGGGCCGGGTGGTCCCGGGCGCGTCGGCGGCTGGTTCTAAGGCTGGTTAGCTCTTGACTCGTCCCCGACCCTTGCGCACGACCCAGCAGATGATGAGCACCATCACGAGCAGCGCGAGCCCTCCGCTCACGGCGAAGAGCATCAGGGTCGAATAGAGAATAGATGTGCGTTCAATGCGGGCTTCGATCTCGATGGGCTTGCCGGCCTGACGATCGACAAGCGTCTGTTCCCAGACGAGGATGTTGCCGCGCTTCAGGTTGTCCGCGCCGGCGTTGTGGTAGCGGATTCGACTCGGCAGGTGCAGGCGCACAGCCACCAGCTCGCTGCCGTTCCAACCCACCGGGCCGACGGGCTTGGCAGCCGACGCCCCCATGCGCTGCCGATAGACCAGCAGGTCATCAAGGCGATCGATCTGGTAGGTCGACCAGGCCAACAGCGGCGCCTGGCCCAGCTTCGTAATGTCGTCGACCTGCAGCCGAACCTGGACGAACCGGCGGCCAAACCTCCGCCAGGCGCTGACGCGAACCACGTGCGCCACGTCCGAGTTGTAGATCTTCCGCACGACGTCACGGTCGAGCGGCGCGCTCGGATCCGTCTTCAGGTCGACGCCACGCAGGTTGACCAGCGCGGCCAGCGACGTGTTGACGTAGACGGAGGCGCTACCGTCGACCGACAGGTAGATCTCTTCTTCGTACTCGTATTGCCGGACCAGCCCGCTCCCACACCCTGACGCCCCGAGGACGGCAAGACCAACGACGCCGAGGAGGATCGCTACTCTGAAGGACGCGCGCGCGCCTGACTCCATAAGCTAGCCATGATATAGGATTGCGGGCTGGGGACCACACGCATGCCCACGTTCTACCTGATCGACGGCAGCTCCCAGATGTACCGGGCGTACCACGCCATTCGGGGACTGACCGGGCCTGACGGCCGTTCCACCAACGCGGTGTTCGGCTTCGTCATGATGCTCCGCAGGTTGGTGGCCGACCATCGGCCCGACCTGATCGCCGCCGCGTTCGACCTGGCGGGGCCGACGTTTCGGAGCGAATTAGCCGGCGACTACAAAGCGCACCGCCCGCCGATGCCGCCTGATCTGGAGGAACAGATTCCGTGGGTCCATCGCTCGTGCGAAGCACTGGGCGTCCCGGTGCTCACATCCGTTGGATTCGAGGCGGACGATGTGATCGGGACGCTGGCCCTCAAGGGCGCGGCCGCGGGTTTCGATGTGGCCATTGTCACCGGCGACAAGGATTTCTATCAACTGGTGGGCGAGCGAATTCGCGTGTTCAACCCGCGGGACGACGGCACCTGGTACGACGAAGCCGGCGTCGTCGAGAAGTTCGGCGTGCCACCGCGGCAGGTGATCGACGTACTGGCGCTGACCGGTGACGCGGTCGACAACGTGAAAGGCGTCCCCGGCATTGGCGAGAAGGGTGCCCGCGAGTTGCTGGCGCAGTTTGGCTCTCTCGATGCCCTGCTCGAACAGGCCGCCGCCATCACGCAGAAGCGGTACCGCGAAGCCCTGCTGACCAACGCCGATGCCGCGCGCTTGAGCCGGGAACTGGTCACCATCCGTTGCGACGTACCCGTCGAAGCCGACCTTGAGCGTTTCCGCTACCCGGGTCCCGCACGCGAGGCGTGTTACACGCTGTTCGCCGAACTCGGATTCAAGACGCTCACCCGTGAGTTCGCACCGGCACACGAGACCGCGGCGGTCGTTCGCGACTACGAGGTCGTCGATTCGATTGAGGGGCTCGAGACACTCGTCGGCGAGCTCCGGGTGGCTGGACGATTCGGCCTGCGCGTCGTGGGAGACGACCCGGCGCCCATGCACGCGCGCCTGGTGGGCATCGCGCTCTCTGCGCGTGAGGGGCACGCCCGTTATGTCCCGCTCGGTCACCGCTCGCTTGATGAGCATTCCAATCTTTCGGAGCGGGCCGTGCTCGACGTGTTGCGACCGCTGCTCGAGGATCCGGTGCTTCAGGTGGCCGGTCACGACCTGAAGACCGACATGATCATCCTGGCGCGTCATGGAGTGAGGCTGGGCGGTCGCGCGTTCGACACGATGCTGGCCAGCTACCTGCTCGATTCCACGCGGGCGCCGCACGCACTCGAGACCATCGCGCTCGAGCACATCGGCGTCCGGGCCGCGACCGAGGAACTCACCTACGGGAAGGGCGCCAAGGCGATCCAAGCCTCGGACCTGCCGGCGACGGCCACGCTGGCATTTGCCGGAGAGCGTGCCGAGTTGCCGTTGCGGCTGGCCGGGACGCTACAGGACCAGCTCGCCAGTCACTCGCTGGCCGAGCTGAACGACACGATGGAGCTGCCGCTCGTCCCCATCCTTGCCGAGATTGAGCAGATCGGGGTGCGCGTCGATACGGCGGCGCTCGCCGCGCTGTCGAAGCGTCTCGAACGGGATCTCCAGGCCCTTGGTCTCCGGATCTTCGAGATGGGCGGCGGCGAGTTCAACATCAACTCGCCGAAGCAACTGGCCGAAGTCCTGTTCGAGCGGCTGCAGTTGCCCGCGTCGAAAAAGACCGGCAAGACGCGCGTGGCCTCCACCGCCGTCGACGTGCTGGAGGAACTCGCGCTCACGCACGAACTGCCGCGACTCATCCTCGAGTGGCGCAGCATGCAGAAGCTCAAGGGGACCTACATCGACGCGCTTCCGCTGCTGGTTCACGCAGACACCGGGCGCGTCCATACCAGCTTCAATCAGGCGGTTGCCGCCACGGGGCGGCTGAGCAGCAGCGATCCGAATCTGCAGAACATCCCGGTCCGCACCGAACTCGGACGGGAGATCAGGCAGGCGTTTATCGCCGACCCCGGCTGCGTGTTGATCTCAGCCGACTACTCCCAAATCGAACTGCGCGTGCTGGCCCACCTCGCGGGCGATCAAGCACTGATCGAGGCGTTCAAGCGCGGAGAGGACATTCACGATCGGACCGCCGACGCGATCTTCGGACCAGGCAGCACGAAGGACCGCAAAGAGCGACGCACCGTCGCGAAGATGATCAACTACGCGCTGCTGTACGGAAAGACCGCGTTCACGCTGGCGAAGGATATCGGCGTGACGCAGCAGGCGGCGCAAGCCTTTATCGATGCCTACTTTGCGGGGTTCCCAGGTGTGCGCCGGTTTCTCGATCGCACCCTTGAGGAGGCGCGTGTTTCCGGTGTGGTGAAGACACTGTTCGGCCGGCGGCGGCCGGTGCCGGAGTTGACGAGCCAGAACGGCCAGGTGCGCAGCGCGGCCGAGCGGATTGCCGTCAACATGCCGATCCAGGGCACGGCGGCCGACATCATGAAACGGGCGATGATTGACGTGCATCGCGCCCTGGCTGGCCATCGGGCGGCGCCCGGCGGGCGGCATCCGCGCATGATCCTGACGGTCCACGACGAACTGGTGTTCGAGGTCCGGCGCGAGGACGCCAGCGAAATCGCGGCGCTCGTCCGGGAATTGATGGAAGCCGCGGCCACGTTGGCCGTGCCGCTGACGGTGGACGTCGGCATCGGGGACAACTGGAACGACGCCAAGCCGTAGACATCTCCGATGGGCCTCATCGTGCCGGATGAAGCAAACTCTCATCACCCCGGCGAAAGCCGGGGTCCAGAGAGGTACACGGCTGGATTCCGGCGTACGCCGGAATGACGAGTACAAGGAGAAGAGAGAGGGAAAGCGACCAGATTGCTTTTCCACGTCAATCTTAGAATTTCTCGGAGACTCCGTCTGTAATTGGTCCCGACCCCTATAATGGATTCCCGTGGAACCTCTCGTTGTCCCCCGCGACCAGCACACGCTCTCGCGACGGGATGTTGATCCAGACGCGCTAAAGGTCCTCTACCGCCTGAAGGATGCCGGGTTCTCCGCCTACCTTGTCGGGGGCGGTGTGCGGGATCTGCTGCTCGGGCGACGGCCGAAAGACTTCGACATCGGCACCGACGCGCACCCGTACCAGATCAAGAAGCTGTTCCGGAACTGCTGGATCATCGGTCGCCGGTTCCGATTGGCTCACGTCGTGTTCGGCAAGAAAGTCATCGAGGTCGCCACGTTCCGCCGCCAGGTGACCGACGATGAGATGGCCGAGGCGAAGGCGGCGGCTGAGAGCGGCGAAGCGCGGTTGCCAGACGACCACCAGCACCTGATTCATCGCGACAACACGTTCGGCACGGCCGAAGAAGACGCGTTCCGCCGTGACTTCACGATCAACGCGCTCTTCTACGACATCGCCACCTTTTCGATCATCGACTATGTGGGCGGGTTGCAGGACCTGCGCGCCCGCGTGGTCAAGTGCATTGGCGATCCGGAGGTCAGGTTTCGCGAAGACCCGGTGCGCATGCAGCGGGCGATTTCGTTCGGAGCGCGGCTGGAGTTCGACGTCGACCAGCCCATTCTTCAAGCGATCGCCCGTCATCGCGGCGAGATCGCGAAAGCCGCCCCACCGCGATTGATGGATGAGTACTACAAGATTCTGCGGACCGGCTGCGCGCGCCGCACGTTCGAGGCGTTGAAGCGGGTCGGGCTGTTCGAACCGCTCAGCCCGGTCCTGCACGAGCAGGCCGGCGACACATTGTGGGCGTCGCTCGATCGTCTCGACGCGTACCGC
This window of the Acidobacteriota bacterium genome carries:
- the polA gene encoding DNA polymerase I, translating into MPTFYLIDGSSQMYRAYHAIRGLTGPDGRSTNAVFGFVMMLRRLVADHRPDLIAAAFDLAGPTFRSELAGDYKAHRPPMPPDLEEQIPWVHRSCEALGVPVLTSVGFEADDVIGTLALKGAAAGFDVAIVTGDKDFYQLVGERIRVFNPRDDGTWYDEAGVVEKFGVPPRQVIDVLALTGDAVDNVKGVPGIGEKGARELLAQFGSLDALLEQAAAITQKRYREALLTNADAARLSRELVTIRCDVPVEADLERFRYPGPAREACYTLFAELGFKTLTREFAPAHETAAVVRDYEVVDSIEGLETLVGELRVAGRFGLRVVGDDPAPMHARLVGIALSAREGHARYVPLGHRSLDEHSNLSERAVLDVLRPLLEDPVLQVAGHDLKTDMIILARHGVRLGGRAFDTMLASYLLDSTRAPHALETIALEHIGVRAATEELTYGKGAKAIQASDLPATATLAFAGERAELPLRLAGTLQDQLASHSLAELNDTMELPLVPILAEIEQIGVRVDTAALAALSKRLERDLQALGLRIFEMGGGEFNINSPKQLAEVLFERLQLPASKKTGKTRVASTAVDVLEELALTHELPRLILEWRSMQKLKGTYIDALPLLVHADTGRVHTSFNQAVAATGRLSSSDPNLQNIPVRTELGREIRQAFIADPGCVLISADYSQIELRVLAHLAGDQALIEAFKRGEDIHDRTADAIFGPGSTKDRKERRTVAKMINYALLYGKTAFTLAKDIGVTQQAAQAFIDAYFAGFPGVRRFLDRTLEEARVSGVVKTLFGRRRPVPELTSQNGQVRSAAERIAVNMPIQGTAADIMKRAMIDVHRALAGHRAAPGGRHPRMILTVHDELVFEVRREDASEIAALVRELMEAAATLAVPLTVDVGIGDNWNDAKP
- the pcnB gene encoding polynucleotide adenylyltransferase PcnB, whose product is MEPLVVPRDQHTLSRRDVDPDALKVLYRLKDAGFSAYLVGGGVRDLLLGRRPKDFDIGTDAHPYQIKKLFRNCWIIGRRFRLAHVVFGKKVIEVATFRRQVTDDEMAEAKAAAESGEARLPDDHQHLIHRDNTFGTAEEDAFRRDFTINALFYDIATFSIIDYVGGLQDLRARVVKCIGDPEVRFREDPVRMQRAISFGARLEFDVDQPILQAIARHRGEIAKAAPPRLMDEYYKILRTGCARRTFEALKRVGLFEPLSPVLHEQAGDTLWASLDRLDAYRRRVAACPDTLTNPVLLGSFIVPLGFSQAGWPSWLEAGDKPGLNLGLLPMARKDVERIHQVLILQRRLREPSRSPHARRTLVQRSAFADALTWLEIHSGLPDLLTSWRDEVGQPAPESTPRPRRRRRRRPRPR